A stretch of the Vigna radiata var. radiata cultivar VC1973A chromosome 7, Vradiata_ver6, whole genome shotgun sequence genome encodes the following:
- the LOC106766987 gene encoding tetrahydrocannabinolic acid synthase-like produces MKYLSTYFTFATIIAFLFSFEPPLLDSREKFVQCLYNYPNISNSISNVVYTETNSSYSSILDMSIQNDRFSNLSSKLQVIVTPLDVSHIQATVMCSQRHGLQIRTRSGGHDYEGLSYVAQVPFVIIDLFNLRQITVDVENQTAWVQAGANLGELYYTISQKSKTLGFPAGVCXTVGVGGHFXGGGYGSLMRKYGLAADNIIDAHIIDVNGNLLDREAMGEDXFWAIRGGGGASFGVIVAWKIKLVPVPSTVTVFNVARTLEENATEIIQKWQLVAHKLDERIFIRVDVKKVNLVEHGKQTIQANFVSMFLGGVEELIPLMQKNLPELGLDTKDCIETSWIGSVLFANSVLLGTNYMTEVPEVLLNRTRFREIAYKAKSDYVRKPIPIDGLQGLWRLVYEGPISQVQFAPYGGIMNEISETEIAFSHRSGIIFHIHYLVGWGEEGDEAVERYMNWIRKLYKYMEPYVSNSPRAAYMNYRDLDIGVNNNGYTSYDQASIWGLKYFGNNFRRLAIVKTKVDPHNFFRNEQSIPTLSDEEN; encoded by the coding sequence ATGAAGTATCTTAGCACCTATTTCACCTTTGCTACCATCattgcttttttattttcatttgaacctCCTTTACTTGATTCTCGTGAAAAGTTTGTTCAATGTCTTTACAACTATCCCAATATTTCCAACTCAATCTCCAATGTTGTTTATACAGAAACCAACTCTTCATATTCCTCTATACTAGACATGTCCATTCAAAATGATAGGTTCTCCAACTTAAGCTCAAAACTCCAAGTCATTGTCACACCACTCGATGTTTCCCACATTCAAGCCACCGTAATGTGCTCCCAACGTCATGGCTTGCAGATTCGAACCCGAAGTGGAGGCCATGATTACGAGGGTCTCTCGTACGTTGCCCAAGTTCCCTTTGTGATCATTGATCTCTTCAACCTTCGACAAATCACAGTTGACGTAGAAAACCAAACTGCGTGGGTTCAAGCTGGGGCAAATCTTGGTGAACTTTATTACACGATTAGCCAGAAAAGCAAAACNCTAGGNTTCCCAGCGGGTGTGTGTNCCACTGTAGGCGTTGGTGGCCACTTCAGNGGTGGTGGTTATGGATCCTTGATGCGTAAGTACGGTCTTGCCGCAGATAATATCATTGATGCTCACATAATAGACGTGAATGGTAATCTTCTTGACAGAGAAGCNATGGGTGAGGATNTGTTTTGGGCTATTAGAGGAGGTGGTGGAGCAAGCTTTGGAGTCATCGTGGCTTGGAAGATAAAGCTAGTTCCAGTTCCATCAACTGTGACAGTTTTCAATGTTGCAAGGACATTGGAAGAGAATGCAACCGAGATAATTCAAAAGTGGCAGCTTGTGGCCCATAAATTGGACGAGCGCATATTCATTAGGGTGGACGTGAAAAAGGTAAATTTAGTTGAACATGGAAAGCAAACAATACAAGCAAATTTTGTGTCCATGTTTCTAGGAGGTGTAGAAGAACTTATTCCATTGATGCAAAAGAATTTACCGGAGTTGGGTTTGGATACAAAAGACTGTATTGAGACTAGTTGGATTGGTTCAGTTCTTTTCGCGAATTCTGTGTTACTTGGAACTAATTACATGACTGAAGTCCCTGAAGTTTTGCTGAACAGAACTCGATTTCGTGAAATTGCATACAAAGCAAAATCTGATTATGTTAGGAAACCCATTCCTATTGATGGATTACAAGGGTTATGGCGTTTGGTTTATGAAGGTCCAATTAGTCAGGTTCAGTTCGCCCCTTATGGAGGCATAATGAATGAGATATCGGAAACTGAAATTGCATTCTCACACAGATCTGGAATCATATTTCATATTCATTACTTGGTGGGTTGGGGAGAGGAAGGGGATGAGGCTGTAGAAAGGTACATGAATTGGATTAGAAAGTTGTACAAATATATGGAACCTTATGTTTCAAACTCTCCAAGAGCTGCATATATGAATTACAGAGACCTTGACATTGGGGTTAATAACAATGGCTACACAAGCTACGACCAAGCCAGCATTTGGGGTCTCAAGTATTTCGGTAACAATTTTAGGAGATTGGCTATCGTGAAGACTAAGGTTGATCCTCACAACTTCTTTAGAAACGAACAAAGCATTCCTACCCTATCcgatgaagaaaattaa
- the LOC106766239 gene encoding uncharacterized protein LOC106766239, with the protein MKLWXCLCFTEEEQDNLNFMKEEDISENDVVPGVGAAALADHHADDNRDDDRFAMTPVQPRAEALVSWTGECSAAACSDSTVAGSVESRDLSHKRAKFYADFEERYFYTSSLKKVRILKRYLYIFPL; encoded by the exons ATGAAGCTTTGGTGNTGTCTATGCTTCACTGAAGAGGAACAAGATAACCTAAACTTCATGAAGGAAGAGGACATTTCCGAAAACGACGTCGTTCCCGGCGTTGGAGCTGCTGCTCTCGCTGACCACCACGCTGACGACAACCGCGACGATGACCGATTCGCGATGACGCCAGTGCAGCCGCGCGCCGAGGCATTGGTCTCGTGGACCGGCGAGTGCAGCGCCGCCGCGTGCTCGGACAGCACCGTCGCAGGCAGCGTCGAGAGCCGCGATTTGAGCCATAAGCGCGCCAAGTTCTACGCCGATTTCGA GGAGCGGTACTTTTATACTTCATCCTTGAAAAAGGTGAGAATACTTAAAAGGTACCTTTATATTTTCCCTTTATAA